ATGAGCGCAATGTGGGATTAAGGTGCTGCTCGCAAGCCTCTGCAGTGACACCACGGGCCGCCAGCACACGAGCAAGGAGTTCTGGAACATCTGCTTGCTGAGCAAGCTGTAGGGCAAGCCGATCATTTTCAAGTCGAGGGATCCAGCGACGACTAGTCAAAGACCTGCCGACACCCAAAAATCCACTATCCGGCTCGTACTCCAATCAGCCTCCTAAAGCGCCCCAAGATCACCAAGTTCGCACTCAGTCGTTTTCAAACTTTGAATCTGCTCTATGGAAGGCGCGAATGCGGCGGACGGTACCCGTTGATGATCGCATCACGATTGTATGGGTCGATACGCCTTCTTTTGTCACTTTGATCCCATCAAGCATCGACCCGTCAGTGACACCCGTCGCTGCAAAAATCACATCGCCGCTTGCCATTTCCATCATGGAATATTTGGCGTCAAAGTCTTTGACGCCCATCTTTGCAGCCCGCGCCTTTTGTTCTTCATTGTTGGTGACAAGGCGGCCCTGCATCTGTCCACCAATGCACCGAAGCGCCGCTGCCGCGAGCACACCTTCTGGGGCTCCACCGACCCCCATATAGATGTCGATGCCTGTCGTGGCATCGGTCGTCGCGATCACACCGGCAATATCACCATCCGAGATCAAGGACACACGTGCGCCGACTTCCCGAATTTCCGAGATAAGGTTCGCATGCCGCGGACGGTCAAGAACACAGGCCGTAATCTCGCTGACATCCACACCTTTTGCCTGGGCCAGCGCCTTAATGTTGTCACCAGCGGGCGCATCTAGATCAACAATGCCATCGGGATAGCCGCCGCCGATCGCAATCTTGTCCATGTAGACGTCAGGCGCATGCAACAAGGTCCCGCCCTCCGCCATGGCGACAACAGCCAGTGCATTCTCCATGTTCTTAGCGGTAAGCGTGGTGCCTTCCAGCGGATCAAGCGCAATGTCGACCTTTGGCCCGCCAGTGCCGACTTCCTCACCGATATAAAGCATCGGTGCCTCGTCGCGCTCTCCCTCGCCAATTACGATCGTGCCATCAATTGGCAGTGCATTCAGCTCCTGGCGCATGGCGTCGACCGCAGCCTGATCAGCTTCTTTTTCATCGCCCCGACCTGACAGCCTGGACGCGGCCACCGCTGCACGCTCAGTCACACGCGCGAGCTCAAGAGCCAGAGTACGGCTCAAACCCTGATTGGCGGCTTTTTTGGAAGTCATTCTTATCCCCGTTGGTTCACGTGTGTTTCTTGTGCCGACTTTTAGAGCATTTTCAACCAAAGTTGCAGACTTTTGTGGTTCGAAAATGCGACAAAAATGAGAGATTGAAGCGGTTCTCGATAACTTAGAACCGCGCTATGAGCCTTGGATGCGGATCACAACCGGCGTGCTCACCACATCTGCATGTTCTGAAAGAAGCGCCAGTGCCCGTTGCATCGTCGCCTCGCGGGTCTCATGGGTAATCAGGACCACCGGAAGCCATTCGCCATCTTGCCCGTGGTCAGCACGCTGGACAATCCGCTCAATGGAGACATCTGCCTCCGCAAGGGCCTTTGTCACTTCAGCCATGCTTCCGGCCCGGTCAGCGGCCTCTAGCCTTAAGTAGTACGCGCCTGAATAGTCGCCCATTTCCACAGTTTCAGCAGGCTGGAGCTCCGATTGTGGAAGAATAAATGGCGGGAAAGCGATGCCGCGAGCAATATCCACAATGTCGGCCACCACTGCCGAAGCAGTTGGCCCCTCTCCCGCGCCAGGGCCCGTCAGAACAACATTGCCGACATATCCCCCATCGACAGAAACCGCATTGGTGACCCCTGAAACACTCGCCAATGGCGCGCTATGGGCCACCAGCGCCGGATGAACCCGCTGTTCGATGGCACCTTGTTCATTGCGCACAGCCGTGCCCAGAAGCTTGATCCGGTATCCAAACTCAGCAGCAAACTTGATATCAGCAGCAGATACCGCCTCAATGCCTTCCACATAGACTGAGGAAAAGTCGACTGCCGTACCAAAGGAAAGACTGGCGAGGATCGCCAGCTTGTGGGCCGCATCAGTTCCCCCAACGTCAAAGCTAGGGTCTGCTTCGGCGTAACCAAGCTTCTGCGCATCGGCGAGCACATCGGCGAAGTCAGCCCCAGTTTCTTCCATTTCAGTCAGGATGTAGTTGCAAGTCCCGTTCAAAATCCCAGAAACCTGCGAAATCCGGTTTGCCAACAGGCCTTCCCTCATCGCCTTGATGATCGGAATGCCGCCCGCCACTGCCGCTTCGAAGTTAAGCGCGGCCTCACCTTTCTCCGCAAGTGCTGCCAGCGCAGCACCATGATGCGCCACAAGAGCCTTGTTGGCTGTCACCACATGCTTGCCAGAAGAAAGAGCCGCCTCAACCGCGCTTTTCGCCGAACCGTCTGATCCACCGATCAGTTCGACAAACACGTCAATATCGGCGTTCTTCGCCATATCGACCGGATCGTCAAACCAGCTCGCCCCGGAAACATCAAAACCCCGGTCTTTGGACCTGTCACGGGCACAAATGGCTGTAATAACAATCTCCCGGCCAGAGATCGCCGCCAGGCGGGGACCCTCAGCTTCCAATTGTTTGCCGACGCCACCGCCGACCGTGCCTAGTCCCGCCAGGCCAATTCGCAGCGGTGTTGTCATTTTTTACGCTTTCTGCCCCGGATACTGCACCACGGTGCCCCCTGAAGGGTCATAGTCCGCGAGGATTTTGTCTGCATTTTCCAGGAATTTTTTCACATTCCGCGCCGCCTGACGGATGCGTTGTTCGTTTTCAACCAGCCCGATACGCACATGCCCATCGCCATATTCGCCAAAGCCTATTCCTGCTGCCACGGCGATGTCAGCATGCTCCAGCAACAACATCGAGAAAGCCAACGAGCCCAAATGCTTGAATTTTTCCGGGATCGGGGCCCAGGCAAACATGCCCGCTTTCGGTGTTGGAATTTCCCATCCAGCACGTCCCATACTGTCAATCAGGATATCCCGGCGGGTTTTGTAGGTCTCGCGGATTTCCTCAATGCAGTCCGTCGGACCATTAAGCGCCGCGGCCGCCGCAACCTGGATCGGCGTGAAAGCCCCATAGTCCAGATAGGACTTTACACGAGCAAGCGCGCCAATAAGGCGCTCATTACCAACTGCAAATCCCATACGCCAGCCAGGCATCGCAAAAGTCTTGGACAGCGACGTAAACTCAACCGCCAGATCCATAGCGCCCGGTACTTGCAGCAATGATGGCGGCGGATTGCCGTCAAAATAGATTTCCGCGTAGGCAAGGTCTGAGATCAGGAACAGCTCATGCTCCTTTGCGATCTTCACGACCTCCTTGTAGAACTCGAGGTCTGCGACGTAACCCGTTGGATTTGCAGGATAATTGATCACCAGCGCGGAGGGTGCAGGAACCGAATGCTTGAGAGCGCGATGCAGTGTCCGCAGATATTCCTCACCCGGCTCAACACCACCCAACAAGTGCCGAACGACGCCACCGGAGATGATGAATCCGAAGGCATGAATTGGATATGTCGGATTTGGAACCAGGATCACGTCACCCGGCGCTGAGATCGCCTGCGCAAGGTTTGCAAGCCCCTCTTTGGAGCCCAGTGTCGCGATGACCTGCGTCTCCGGATCGAGTTTCACTCCGAACCGGCGTTCGTAGTAGCCAGCTTGTGCTTTGCGAAGCCCCGGAATGCCTCTGGAGGCAGAATAGCGATGGGTCCGCGGGTCTTGCACCGTCTCAATCAGCTTATCGACAATGTGCTGAGGGGTCGGCATATCGGGATTACCCATGCCGAAATCGATAATGTCGCGCCCTTCCGCGCGCGCCTTCGCTTTCAGGCGGTTGACCACCTCCAAAACGTAAGGGGGCAAGCGTTTGATACGATGAAATTCCTCAGTCATCTCAAAGGACTCCGGCTAAAACAGCCTCAAGTTGCAGGCGAAAGCACCATCGGGCGCTCTTATACCGCCAAAAACCGGGTCGGACCACGGGTTTCCGAGCCCCGGACAAGCCTTAGGCTGAATAATAAGAAGAAACGAAATAAACGGGCGAAAAAGGCCAAAGAATGGCCAATTTCATGAGCTTGAGCGCCTATTCAATGAATATTTCGGCGCGGCGGTTTCCCGCTTCACCCGCAGGCATGGATTCGTAGTAGACGGGAACCGCGTCCCCTTTCGCCTCGACAACCACACGTGAGGGATCGAGCCCCGCTCGAATGAGCTCATTTGCGACCGCATTCGCTCGTTTCATGGACACATTGAAGTTCGCAAGAAGATGATCGCCTACCCCAAGGTCTCCTGTCCGACTGGACGCATGCCCAACGACCCGCACAATGCCGTTATATGCCGCAGCGCTTGCAGCGGCGGCGGCAATCTTCTGCCGGTCCTCAGCGTTAAGTCCCGTCGAACCATGGGCAAAACTCACCACATAGGGGGGTATATTGCCGGGTCCACCCTGGTTCGCATAGGCGGTTCCATTAGGAGCAGACTGTGCAGGAGCAAGTGAAGCACCCGGCCCAACAGGTCCCAGACCTCTCAAAGCATCCAGATTGACCTCCACCGGGTCTTCCGGGTCGGCAGAACCCGTCGGAGCCCCTGCGGCACCATAGCGAGAAGAAACAATTGGCCCGGCTGCTTCCAGCGCTTCCTGCGTCAAAGCAGGCGCTGAAGATGCTTCGAACGTACTACTTGAGCGAGGAACAGTGGTCGCAGCAGCAGCAACGGACGGTGTTGCGCGCGGTGTTGGTACAACCGCAGCTTGCGCCGCAGGCTCGGTCGTTTGAACCGGCACAGGTGGGCGTTCGCGGTAATTCGGCGTGGCAGACGATGCCACATTCGCCTGAGGTGTCGAGGTCACACGGGCAGTATCAGGCACCGCTGGTACGGCCGGGCGACGGTTCGTCTGGGCTGGTTGAGCTGGCGCAGGCGCAACGGGTGTCGCTGCAGCCACTGGCTCCGGAGCGGCAGCAACAGGAGCTGACGCCTGAGGCGCCGGCACAGATACAGGTTCGGTCACAACGGGCGCCGTAACAGCGGCCTGGGTCGCGCGTTCAACGACCTGTTCAGCAGCGCTCTCGGCGGAAGCCAAAGAGGACCGTCCACCCCGTGCGGGTTCAGGAATGACCCCCACATTGGATGAAGCAGCTGCAGCAGCGGGTGAAGGCGCCGTTAGGGTTGCTGTTGGTAGAGGCGCAGGGCTTGAAGTCGGTGCGGCACTTCTAGGCGCCGGAGCAGGTGCTCCTGTCCCCCCACGCAAAATTTCGTCGCTATATCGCGCCCGCTCCCGGTCGGCAGCCAAACCATCAACCGCTTCTTGCACCTCAGTCGCAGAGCTTCGCGCAGGCACTTCACCTGGAACATCAGCTAACTCGGGAAAGTCTTTTTCAGTGTTGGGGTCTGCCGCTGCGGCCTCAGCATCATCGCCATAAATGAGACCAGGACGTGCCCAATCAGGAGCCGTCGAACAGGCCGCAAGGCCGGTAACCAGCAACACTGTGCCCAGAACGTTACCAAACCGCTTCGTCGCTCGCTCAACGATCCCTGGTGTAGCAGACGAACATGCTTCGCTTGGTTGGCGTTCACTTGTCATATTGACCCCGCACACTTGACCATTCATTGGCCAGACCCCTTTTTGGCACACCTCAGCGGCTCTCGCTGAGGCTCACAGATTTTCTGGTCCCTACCCTATAGGATATTCGGCGCAAACGTAACCAGACCAAATAGCAACAATGCAAAGTTTCTAGCCGCTCTCCCCGGACGAAAAGGCCCCAAACGCCGTTACCGTGCAATCCCATTTGCTGTTTCTACGAATAGGCAGCTGGTCCCTTCGACCTTTATGGTCCGCACCATGGAAACCGACATTAGCCTCGCCCTGATCGGCCTGGTCCTTCTTACAGCCCTTATGCATGCAAGCTGGAACGCCATGGTGCGTGCTGGCGAGGACAGGCTTAACTCGCTGGCTCTGATGACTGGCGCCTGCGGTCTGTTCGCTCTGCCCGTATTGCCGTTCCTACCGTTCCCCACTCTGGAAACCTGGGCGATATTAGGCGTCACCCTTGTCCTCCACACGGGTTACAAGCTGTTTCTCGTGCGCGCTTACACTTTTGGGGATTTAGGACACGTCTACCCCATTGCGCGTGGCACCGCACCGCTGCTCGTTGCACTGGGAGCCTACCTGATCATAGGCGAAACAGTGTCCCTTTATGCGGTAGCAGGCCTGATCCTGGTAACAGGCGGCATCATGAGCCTAGCCTGGCAAAGACGCGGCGGCTCATCTGACGAGCGCAAAGCGACATTCTACGCGTTGGGCACTGCCGCCTTTATTGCCAGCTACACGATGATGGACGGCATTGGCGGACGTGTCGCTCAAACCCCAATGACGTATGTGTTTTGGTTGTTTCTGCTCGACGGGCTCATATTTTTCTCGATCGGGCTTTACCGACGCGGCTGGCGGTCAATACGAGCGACCAATTCCATCGGCGTCATCGCATTCGGTGGTGCCGCTCTTCAAATGATCGCTTATGCATTGGTTATCTGGGCCATGAGCGTTGCGCCTCTGGGCCTGATATCGGCACTGCGGGAGACAAGCGTCATCTTCGCTGCCTTGCTCTCAGCCTACATCCTCAAAGAACCCGTCGGGCGCATTGGCATCGCCGCCGCAATCATCGTCGCAGTTGGGGTCATTCTCATCCGGTTTTAACGGTTAGTAGGTCCGCGTGATCTCCAAGGCTTTCAGTGAAGCTTCAATGTCTTTCATGCGCGGTTGCATGTCATCCAGCAGGTGAGCCTGGGTTGGAATGTAGAAGAGATCTAAATCCATTCCCTTAAGCGCAACCTCTGCACAGCGCTCTGCCGTGATGACCTCGAGCTCCGGCGGCGCCATGGACGGGTCTGGCAGACTGCGCGCGACAAGCGGCGTGTAAACGGCACCAGGTAAAAGTACATGAAGGTCGAGAAGACCTGCCTTCTCCTGCTCAATCCGCAGCCATTCCATTGCCACCAGTAGCGCATGTTTGGTCGCGCCGTAGAACGTCATCTTGCCTGCACTGACCGCCGTCGGTACGCTTAAGGAGTTCTCCGACGCGGTTACCATCAGTCTACCCCGCTTACCATCAGCTTCCAGGTGACGCGCATAGGCTTGTGCGATTTTCGGTCCGGCAAAAAAGTTGATCTCAAAGAGCTTCGTCATGGCATCGGTTGCATCAAACGGCTCTTTGGCAAGACTGCTGCGATGCCCTATGCCCGCATTGGAGAAGATCAGGTCCAGATGCCCAGCTGTCTCATATGCCTGATCGACAAGCTTCGCCGCGGCGGTAGGGTCGCTAAGGTCACAGACCATCGCTGTTGCGCCCTCACCGATACTTGCAACAGTTTCGTTGACACCGTCCGCATCCACATCTGCACAAATGACGTTCGCGCCACGCTTTGACAAAGCGATTGCTGTTGCCTCGCCAATACCAGACGCAGCGCCTGTTATCAGAACGCTCTTGCCTTGATAGTCGATCATGCCTCGGCCTCCCCCGCTCACCTTATTCGTGAGCATTGTGTATCTGATATAAATCCAGTTACTTCATCAATGCCGAGCACCAAATTTGTGCTCTGTCCGGCCGCGCCTGAAGCGCCTTTCCCCAGATTGTCGAGAAGCGCGACACCTTCGATCCGTCTGGAAGTATGATGGGCCCCGCCTGAGCTGTCGGATCGTCAAGTTTAGACACAAATGATATCGCGTCCTTTGAGATCGCAGCCGTCTGCTCTTGTGCAGCCTCTGGGCGCAAATTATCTGGCGACCAACCTCTACCAAGAGCAGAAAGATAGGCAGGAATATGATCAATGGTTGGCTTGAGTAACTTCATTGTATCCGTTCAACCGAAAAAGCAAGAATGGCTCAGAGTTTCTTTTCAACAGGCTCCCCCTTTTGTTGTCTAAGCATCCGGCACCAAACCTTCAGCTTCATCAAGCCCGAGCACCAGGTTCATGCTCTGCACAGCAGCACCTGAGGCACCTTTGCCCAGATTGTCGAGTTGCGCCACAAGCCGAACCTGCTCAGTCTCTTCGTTTCCAAAGACAAAGAGTTTCATCTCATTCGTGTGGTTGAGGCCCTCAGGATCAATATTCGCAATGCCAGCGGTTTCTTCTGCATCTGCAACCGACACAAACCGCTCACCTGCATAATGCTCGCTGAGCACATCCCAAATTTGATCCGGCGTGGCATCCGATGCCAAAGACCAGAGCTGCACCGGCACTTCCACCAGCATGCCCTGCCGGTAGCGGCCAACAGCCGGTGAAAAGAGTGGTTTATGATTCAACCCGCCATAGACTTGCATCTCGGGCACATGTTTATGCGCGAGGGTCAAACCATAGAGTCGAAAAGGCTGCTCGGAGGTCGCAGGGGCCTGTGGGTCTTCATACTCTGCAATCATACCCTTGCCGCCACCGCTATAGCCTGAGATGGCATTAATCGTCAGCGGAAAGTCCTTGGGCAAGATGCCAGCGTCGACCAATGGCCGCACAAGTGCAATCGTTCCTGTCGGATAACAGCCCGGATTACTGATCCGTTTGGAGCTGGCAACTGCTGTCCGGTGGTCCCTGGTCATCTCCGGGAAGCCATAGGTCCATCCATCGGCTACCCGAAACGCCGTTGAGCCGTCGATCACAACAGTGTCTGGATTGTCGATGACTGAAACAGCTTCAATGGCTGCTTCATCAGGCAGACACAGAAAGACGATGTCTGCTGCATTCAGGAGACGCTTCCGCTCGTCTGCATCCTTCCGCTTCGCCGGATCGATCTGCAACAACTCTATGTCGCGCCGTCCCACAATCCGGTCCCGTATCAGAAGGCCTGTTGTTCCCGCTTCACCGTCAATGAATACCCGTTTCATGTTCTTCACCATTCAACTCTGCTTTTTGCACCATAACAAAAAAAGGGGCGCCTCGCTGGCGCCCCTTTTGAACTCTGAACCCAAACAAGATCAACGTTTGGAGAACTGGAAGCTCCGGCGCGCTTTCGCAAGGCCATATTTTTTACGTTCCACAACGCGGCTGTCGCGTGTGAGAAAGCCACCACTCTTCAGAACACCGCGCAGCGCAGGTTCGTAATAAGTGAGTGCCTTCGAGATACCGTGACGCACGGCTCCAGCTTGACCGGAAAGGCCACCGCCAGAAACACTGCAAACGATATCGAACTGGTTTTCGCGGCCAGCTGCAACGAGCGGCTGACGCAAAACCATACGCAGCACAGGGCGTGCGAAGTAAACTTCGATGTCACGGTCATTGATCGTGATACGACCAGCACCAGGCTTGATCCAGACACGAGCAACAGCGTCCTTACGCTTTCCTGTTGCATATGACCGGCCCTGCGCGTCAATCTTTGGCTCACGAGG
The DNA window shown above is from Parvibaculaceae bacterium PLY_AMNH_Bact1 and carries:
- the glpX gene encoding class II fructose-bisphosphatase (Derived by automated computational analysis using gene prediction method: Protein Homology. GO_function: GO:0042132 - fructose 1,6-bisphosphate 1-phosphatase activity [Evidence IEA]; GO_process: GO:0006094 - gluconeogenesis [Evidence IEA]), with product MTSKKAANQGLSRTLALELARVTERAAVAASRLSGRGDEKEADQAAVDAMRQELNALPIDGTIVIGEGERDEAPMLYIGEEVGTGGPKVDIALDPLEGTTLTAKNMENALAVVAMAEGGTLLHAPDVYMDKIAIGGGYPDGIVDLDAPAGDNIKALAQAKGVDVSEITACVLDRPRHANLISEIREVGARVSLISDGDIAGVIATTDATTGIDIYMGVGGAPEGVLAAAALRCIGGQMQGRLVTNNEEQKARAAKMGVKDFDAKYSMMEMASGDVIFAATGVTDGSMLDGIKVTKEGVSTHTIVMRSSTGTVRRIRAFHRADSKFEND
- a CDS encoding homoserine dehydrogenase (Derived by automated computational analysis using gene prediction method: Protein Homology.), with protein sequence MTTPLRIGLAGLGTVGGGVGKQLEAEGPRLAAISGREIVITAICARDRSKDRGFDVSGASWFDDPVDMAKNADIDVFVELIGGSDGSAKSAVEAALSSGKHVVTANKALVAHHGAALAALAEKGEAALNFEAAVAGGIPIIKAMREGLLANRISQVSGILNGTCNYILTEMEETGADFADVLADAQKLGYAEADPSFDVGGTDAAHKLAILASLSFGTAVDFSSVYVEGIEAVSAADIKFAAEFGYRIKLLGTAVRNEQGAIEQRVHPALVAHSAPLASVSGVTNAVSVDGGYVGNVVLTGPGAGEGPTASAVVADIVDIARGIAFPPFILPQSELQPAETVEMGDYSGAYYLRLEAADRAGSMAEVTKALAEADVSIERIVQRADHGQDGEWLPVVLITHETREATMQRALALLSEHADVVSTPVVIRIQGS
- a CDS encoding LL-diaminopimelate aminotransferase (Derived by automated computational analysis using gene prediction method: Protein Homology. GO_function: GO:0030170 - pyridoxal phosphate binding [Evidence IEA]): MTEEFHRIKRLPPYVLEVVNRLKAKARAEGRDIIDFGMGNPDMPTPQHIVDKLIETVQDPRTHRYSASRGIPGLRKAQAGYYERRFGVKLDPETQVIATLGSKEGLANLAQAISAPGDVILVPNPTYPIHAFGFIISGGVVRHLLGGVEPGEEYLRTLHRALKHSVPAPSALVINYPANPTGYVADLEFYKEVVKIAKEHELFLISDLAYAEIYFDGNPPPSLLQVPGAMDLAVEFTSLSKTFAMPGWRMGFAVGNERLIGALARVKSYLDYGAFTPIQVAAAAALNGPTDCIEEIRETYKTRRDILIDSMGRAGWEIPTPKAGMFAWAPIPEKFKHLGSLAFSMLLLEHADIAVAAGIGFGEYGDGHVRIGLVENEQRIRQAARNVKKFLENADKILADYDPSGGTVVQYPGQKA
- a CDS encoding OmpA family protein (Derived by automated computational analysis using gene prediction method: Protein Homology.), whose product is MTSERQPSEACSSATPGIVERATKRFGNVLGTVLLVTGLAACSTAPDWARPGLIYGDDAEAAAADPNTEKDFPELADVPGEVPARSSATEVQEAVDGLAADRERARYSDEILRGGTGAPAPAPRSAAPTSSPAPLPTATLTAPSPAAAAASSNVGVIPEPARGGRSSLASAESAAEQVVERATQAAVTAPVVTEPVSVPAPQASAPVAAAPEPVAAATPVAPAPAQPAQTNRRPAVPAVPDTARVTSTPQANVASSATPNYRERPPVPVQTTEPAAQAAVVPTPRATPSVAAAATTVPRSSSTFEASSAPALTQEALEAAGPIVSSRYGAAGAPTGSADPEDPVEVNLDALRGLGPVGPGASLAPAQSAPNGTAYANQGGPGNIPPYVVSFAHGSTGLNAEDRQKIAAAAASAAAYNGIVRVVGHASSRTGDLGVGDHLLANFNVSMKRANAVANELIRAGLDPSRVVVEAKGDAVPVYYESMPAGEAGNRRAEIFIE
- a CDS encoding EamA family transporter (Derived by automated computational analysis using gene prediction method: Protein Homology. GO_component: GO:0016020 - membrane [Evidence IEA]); translation: METDISLALIGLVLLTALMHASWNAMVRAGEDRLNSLALMTGACGLFALPVLPFLPFPTLETWAILGVTLVLHTGYKLFLVRAYTFGDLGHVYPIARGTAPLLVALGAYLIIGETVSLYAVAGLILVTGGIMSLAWQRRGGSSDERKATFYALGTAAFIASYTMMDGIGGRVAQTPMTYVFWLFLLDGLIFFSIGLYRRGWRSIRATNSIGVIAFGGAALQMIAYALVIWAMSVAPLGLISALRETSVIFAALLSAYILKEPVGRIGIAAAIIVAVGVILIRF
- a CDS encoding SDR family NAD(P)-dependent oxidoreductase (Derived by automated computational analysis using gene prediction method: Protein Homology.), with the protein product MIDYQGKSVLITGAASGIGEATAIALSKRGANVICADVDADGVNETVASIGEGATAMVCDLSDPTAAAKLVDQAYETAGHLDLIFSNAGIGHRSSLAKEPFDATDAMTKLFEINFFAGPKIAQAYARHLEADGKRGRLMVTASENSLSVPTAVSAGKMTFYGATKHALLVAMEWLRIEQEKAGLLDLHVLLPGAVYTPLVARSLPDPSMAPPELEVITAERCAEVALKGMDLDLFYIPTQAHLLDDMQPRMKDIEASLKALEITRTY
- a CDS encoding hypothetical protein (Derived by automated computational analysis using gene prediction method: GeneMarkS-2+.): MKLLKPTIDHIPAYLSALGRGWSPDNLRPEAAQEQTAAISKDAISFVSKLDDPTAQAGPIILPDGSKVSRFSTIWGKALQARPDRAQIWCSALMK
- the argC gene encoding N-acetyl-gamma-glutamyl-phosphate reductase (Derived by automated computational analysis using gene prediction method: Protein Homology. GO_function: GO:0003942 - N-acetyl-gamma-glutamyl-phosphate reductase activity [Evidence IEA]; GO_process: GO:0006592 - ornithine biosynthetic process [Evidence IEA]); its protein translation is MKRVFIDGEAGTTGLLIRDRIVGRRDIELLQIDPAKRKDADERKRLLNAADIVFLCLPDEAAIEAVSVIDNPDTVVIDGSTAFRVADGWTYGFPEMTRDHRTAVASSKRISNPGCYPTGTIALVRPLVDAGILPKDFPLTINAISGYSGGGKGMIAEYEDPQAPATSEQPFRLYGLTLAHKHVPEMQVYGGLNHKPLFSPAVGRYRQGMLVEVPVQLWSLASDATPDQIWDVLSEHYAGERFVSVADAEETAGIANIDPEGLNHTNEMKLFVFGNEETEQVRLVAQLDNLGKGASGAAVQSMNLVLGLDEAEGLVPDA
- the rpsI gene encoding 30S ribosomal protein S9 (Derived by automated computational analysis using gene prediction method: Protein Homology. GO_component: GO:0005840 - ribosome [Evidence IEA]; GO_function: GO:0003735 - structural constituent of ribosome [Evidence IEA]; GO_process: GO:0006412 - translation [Evidence IEA]); the encoded protein is MSEEARTLEDLKDVVAPAEEAPAPREPKIDAQGRSYATGKRKDAVARVWIKPGAGRITINDRDIEVYFARPVLRMVLRQPLVAAGRENQFDIVCSVSGGGLSGQAGAVRHGISKALTYYEPALRGVLKSGGFLTRDSRVVERKKYGLAKARRSFQFSKR